The nucleotide sequence ATTATAAGTGTGCATCGTGGAGGTGTTGGATTAGTAAATTACCCTGAGAATTGTTTAGAAACAATTGAATATGTAAACGATAGTATTTCAGCAGTATTTGAAATTGACGTAGCAAAAACCAAAGATGGTGTTTTGGTATTAATGCACGATAATACACTTGAACGAACCACTACTGGAACAGATAGAATAGAGAAGTACACATATCAAGAATTACAAGCATTTAATTTAGTAGATGATTTTGAAAATGTAACAACGTTTAAAATTCCAAAATTCATAGATGTATTAGCATGGGCTAAAAATAATAATGCTATTCTTACAGTAGATATTAAGCGAAGTGTTGACGTTGCCGAAGTCATAGAAGCGATTAGAGAACAACAAGCTGAGGATGCCTCAGTGATTATTACATATGATGTAAAGCAAGCAATTAAAGCATACCAATTAGCTCCAGACTTATTATTATCAGTTTCAGCCAGAAATCAA is from Pontimicrobium sp. SW4 and encodes:
- a CDS encoding glycerophosphodiester phosphodiesterase family protein; this encodes MSRITLFIVLLIIFSCKGKPSGTNEIVTSRVKASALIEAFKYAEGKDPIISVHRGGVGLVNYPENCLETIEYVNDSISAVFEIDVAKTKDGVLVLMHDNTLERTTTGTDRIEKYTYQELQAFNLVDDFENVTTFKIPKFIDVLAWAKNNNAILTVDIKRSVDVAEVIEAIREQQAEDASVIITYDVKQAIKAYQLAPDLLLSVSARNQEELQRLLETDIPTENMIAFTGTRLSDVKLYNELHQLGITTMLGTLGNLDKQAETRGDNLYMTWRKLGIDVFATDRPFQAAAALNIIK